TACAGAGCATAAGAAAGAGCAACCAGTAGTTGAATCTGTAGATAATTCAAGTGTTGTAGAAGCTAAAGCTAAAGAGTTATTAGAGTATATTGGATTAAATTTAAGAGTAGATGTAAATAAGATCCATGAAAGAACTTATTTAGTAAATCTTTATGGAGAAGATAATGGAATAATTATTGGAAAAAAAGGAAAAACTCTAAATAGTTTTGAATACCTTTTAAACTCTTTATTAAAAGATTATAGAATAGAAGTTGATGTTGAGGGATTTAAAGAGAAAAGAAATGAGACTTTAAGAGAACTTGGAAAGAAAATGGCAGAGAAAGCTTTAAAATCTAATAAAGCTGTTAGATTAAACCCTATGCCACCAAGAGAGAGAAAAGTTATTCATGAAATTGTAAATAAATACCCTGAATTAGACACTTTTAGTGAAGGAAGAGATCCTAAAAGATACATCGTTATTAAAAGAAAAAAATAAGGAGGAGCCATGCTTTTTGATACAATAGCGGCTATCTCTACACCTCGTGGAGAAGGTGGAATTGGAATAGTAAGAATATCTGGGAATAATGCACTAGATATACTTGAAAAAATATTTAAACCTAAGTCTGGAAAAGCTATAAAAGGACTAAGAAATTATAGTATTAACTATGGTCATATTTTTGATGGTAAGACTTTAGTGGATGAAGTACTAGTATCTATTATGAAAGCTCCTAATACTTATACAAGAGAGGACATTGTAGAGATAAATTGCCATGGAGGTTTTGTAATAACTGAGAAGGTGCTTGAAGTAGTTTTGAAAAATGGAGCAAGAATTGCTGAAATTGGAGAATTTACTAGAAGAGCATTTTTAAATGGAAGAATAGACTTAACACAAGCTGAAGCTGTAATTGATTTGATACATGGAAAGACAGAGAAGTCAGTTTCTCTATCTTTAAATCAATTGAGAGGAGATCTAAAAGAGCAGATAGAGCATCTTAAAAAATTAGTTTTAGATGTTGCAGCACATATCAATGTTGTTTTAGATTATCCAGAAGAGGGAATTGATGATCCTTTACCAGAGCATTTAGTGGAAAATCTTCAAGAGGTATTGGATACAACAGATAGATT
This genomic window from uncultured Fusobacterium sp. contains:
- a CDS encoding R3H domain-containing nucleic acid-binding protein: MSNVIEIKAMSKEQAITRALKRMEATPDQIVKVVEKQKSRSFIFGLFEKEGIYEIEISKEIVKKEEEKVQHTQVEEKREVPKKREVKEHRENNHKEKTHTEHKKEQPVVESVDNSSVVEAKAKELLEYIGLNLRVDVNKIHERTYLVNLYGEDNGIIIGKKGKTLNSFEYLLNSLLKDYRIEVDVEGFKEKRNETLRELGKKMAEKALKSNKAVRLNPMPPRERKVIHEIVNKYPELDTFSEGRDPKRYIVIKRKK